A section of the Oncorhynchus tshawytscha isolate Ot180627B linkage group LG09, Otsh_v2.0, whole genome shotgun sequence genome encodes:
- the LOC112258508 gene encoding interferon a3 isoform X1, which yields MYTMQSWSCIFLIICSMQSVCHCCDWIRHHYGHLSAEYLSLLDQMGGDITKQNAPVLFPTSLYRHIDDAEFEDKVIFLKETIYQITKLFDGNMKSVTWDKKNLDDFLNILERQLENLNSCVSPAMKPERRLKRYFKKLNSKVLRKMNYSAQAWELIRKEMKRHLQRLDILAAQMY from the exons ATGTATACAATGCAGAGCTGGAGTTGTATTTTTCTTATTATTTGCAGTATGCAGAGCGTGTGTCATTGCTGTGACTGGATCCGACACCACTACGGTCACTTGAGCGCAGAATACCTTTCCCTGCTGGACCAGATG GGAGGAGATATCACAAAACAGAATGCCCCTGTCCTTTTCCCAACATCACTTTACAGACACATAGATGATGCTGAG TTTGAGGACAAAGTCATATTCCTGAAAGAGACCATCTATCAAATCACAAAACTGTTTGATGGGAATATGAAATCTGTCACCTGGGACAAGAAAAACCTGGACGATTTCCTCAACATTCTAGAACGCCAATTGGAGAACCTTAATTCCTGT GTATCACCTGCCATGAAACCTGAGAGGAGACTGAAACGGTACTTCAAGAAGTTGAATAGTAAGGTTCTGAGAAAAATG AACTACAGTGCACAGGCGTGGGAGCTCATCAGGAAAGAGATGAAACGTCATCTGCAAAGATTGGATATCCTTGCAGCACAGATGTACTGA
- the LOC112258508 gene encoding interferon a3 isoform X2 has translation MQSVCHCCDWIRHHYGHLSAEYLSLLDQMGGDITKQNAPVLFPTSLYRHIDDAEFEDKVIFLKETIYQITKLFDGNMKSVTWDKKNLDDFLNILERQLENLNSCVSPAMKPERRLKRYFKKLNSKVLRKMNYSAQAWELIRKEMKRHLQRLDILAAQMY, from the exons ATGCAGAGCGTGTGTCATTGCTGTGACTGGATCCGACACCACTACGGTCACTTGAGCGCAGAATACCTTTCCCTGCTGGACCAGATG GGAGGAGATATCACAAAACAGAATGCCCCTGTCCTTTTCCCAACATCACTTTACAGACACATAGATGATGCTGAG TTTGAGGACAAAGTCATATTCCTGAAAGAGACCATCTATCAAATCACAAAACTGTTTGATGGGAATATGAAATCTGTCACCTGGGACAAGAAAAACCTGGACGATTTCCTCAACATTCTAGAACGCCAATTGGAGAACCTTAATTCCTGT GTATCACCTGCCATGAAACCTGAGAGGAGACTGAAACGGTACTTCAAGAAGTTGAATAGTAAGGTTCTGAGAAAAATG AACTACAGTGCACAGGCGTGGGAGCTCATCAGGAAAGAGATGAAACGTCATCTGCAAAGATTGGATATCCTTGCAGCACAGATGTACTGA